In a genomic window of Halostella litorea:
- a CDS encoding DoxX family protein — MATNEATVDWLGREQEFEYAGSVAGYVTVLVRLVVGYWFLMSGWGKFAFVAGEPFSAAGYLANAGGSPISGLLAFVAETPWLLEFTNFMIPVGEFLIGLGLILGALTRLAAFFGGVLMTLFYLGNAEWAHGYVNGDLLGLLMFVLVGTFAAGRILGVDAFLEETEFVQQRPKLRYLLG, encoded by the coding sequence ATGGCAACCAACGAAGCAACCGTCGACTGGCTCGGGCGGGAACAGGAGTTCGAATACGCGGGGTCGGTCGCCGGCTACGTGACGGTGCTGGTCCGCCTGGTCGTGGGGTACTGGTTCCTCATGTCGGGCTGGGGCAAGTTCGCGTTCGTCGCGGGCGAGCCCTTTAGCGCGGCCGGCTACCTGGCGAACGCGGGCGGGAGTCCCATCAGCGGGCTGCTGGCCTTCGTCGCGGAGACGCCGTGGCTCCTGGAGTTCACCAACTTCATGATCCCGGTCGGGGAGTTCCTCATCGGCCTCGGGCTGATCCTCGGGGCGCTCACCCGGCTGGCGGCGTTCTTCGGCGGGGTCCTCATGACCCTGTTCTACCTCGGGAACGCCGAGTGGGCCCACGGCTACGTCAACGGCGACCTGCTGGGGCTCCTGATGTTCGTCCTGGTCGGGACGTTCGCCGCGGGCCGGATCCTCGGGGTCGACGCCTTCCTCGAGGAGACCGAGTTCGTGCAACAGCGGCCGAAGCTCCGCTACCTCCTCGGCTGA
- a CDS encoding bacterio-opsin activator domain-containing protein produces the protein MAGRDEISVDWRELARSMPGGVAVQRDGDLVYVTPQFAEIVGTAREDLQGYPWEVGFEPRRIEKVRAALDAARADGRWQGDVWVGGTDGDRVELTLSVPDEDGTVVWSLTESGSRGGTEWASPESLLLGESPRLLRSVLSTVDDVVYVIGDDGRFWFWNEHLAETTGYSYEEIGEMSPREFIPEDQHEYVPGLLQAIESLDDRRVRVDILTADGERIPHEFSGTSFEDPETGRSFRCGIARDISDRLEREGKIRRQRDELAALNRINALLFETTQEVIQTGNKGPIMQALCEQAVASEFYSCAWVGQRERGTGRLTRVASEGFEGDRERIRTDGTADCDVHETIRRAVNADDPEVSIHRDPSTRQWLGTAGGEGIESVAAVPLDHGDVVYGCLVLGTGRSNAFTSRERTALSVLGHLLGTVLHAARTQKLVFGTSVVELEFEATRGEPLPLFLGADVDGTISLEGSVPGSEGWVLYLSVEGVGPDAAADAIRAATAVERTRVITDGSASGRLEVVVPSPSLLDAVTAAGATLREASVGPDGARFVVEAPVDADISHIVDHIVEEFPGADLLATRERDPEPATIAGPDGILDELTPRQREVLEAAYQAGYFDWPRESTAEEVAEAFELARPTVHAHLRKGVSRILTELLDPDGR, from the coding sequence ATGGCCGGGAGAGACGAAATATCGGTCGATTGGCGGGAGTTAGCCCGGTCGATGCCCGGCGGCGTCGCGGTCCAGCGGGACGGGGACCTGGTGTACGTCACCCCGCAGTTCGCGGAGATAGTCGGGACGGCGCGGGAGGACCTGCAGGGGTACCCGTGGGAGGTGGGGTTCGAACCGCGGCGGATCGAGAAGGTCCGGGCCGCGCTCGACGCCGCCCGGGCCGACGGGCGCTGGCAGGGGGACGTGTGGGTGGGCGGGACGGACGGCGACCGCGTCGAACTGACCCTCTCGGTCCCGGACGAGGACGGGACCGTCGTCTGGTCGCTCACCGAAAGCGGGTCGCGCGGGGGGACGGAGTGGGCGAGTCCGGAGTCGCTGCTGCTGGGGGAGTCGCCCCGGTTGCTGCGGTCCGTCCTGAGCACCGTCGACGACGTCGTCTACGTCATCGGCGACGACGGCCGCTTCTGGTTCTGGAACGAGCACCTCGCCGAGACGACGGGGTACAGCTACGAGGAGATCGGCGAGATGAGTCCAAGGGAGTTCATCCCGGAGGACCAACACGAGTACGTCCCCGGGCTGTTGCAGGCGATCGAGAGCTTAGACGACCGGCGCGTCAGGGTCGACATCCTCACGGCCGACGGCGAGCGCATCCCCCACGAGTTCAGCGGGACGTCGTTCGAGGACCCCGAGACGGGCCGGTCGTTCAGGTGCGGCATCGCGCGCGACATCTCCGACCGGCTGGAGCGGGAAGGGAAGATACGCCGCCAGCGCGACGAACTGGCGGCGCTGAACCGGATCAACGCCCTCCTGTTCGAGACCACGCAGGAGGTGATCCAAACGGGGAACAAGGGGCCGATCATGCAGGCGCTCTGCGAGCAGGCAGTGGCGTCGGAGTTCTACTCCTGTGCCTGGGTCGGCCAGCGCGAGCGGGGGACCGGCCGCCTCACCCGCGTCGCCTCCGAGGGGTTCGAGGGGGACCGCGAGCGGATACGGACGGACGGGACGGCCGACTGCGACGTGCACGAAACGATCCGCCGGGCGGTGAACGCGGACGACCCCGAGGTGTCGATCCACCGGGATCCCTCGACCCGGCAGTGGTTGGGCACCGCGGGGGGAGAGGGGATCGAGTCGGTCGCCGCCGTCCCGCTGGACCACGGCGACGTGGTCTACGGCTGTCTCGTGCTCGGCACCGGGCGGTCGAACGCGTTCACCAGCCGGGAACGGACCGCGCTGTCGGTGCTCGGCCACCTGCTCGGGACCGTGTTGCACGCCGCCCGGACGCAGAAGCTGGTGTTTGGCACCTCCGTCGTCGAACTCGAGTTCGAGGCGACGCGCGGGGAGCCGCTCCCCCTGTTTCTCGGGGCCGACGTCGACGGGACCATCTCGCTCGAAGGGTCCGTTCCGGGGAGCGAGGGGTGGGTGCTCTACCTGTCGGTCGAGGGGGTGGGGCCGGACGCCGCCGCGGACGCGATCCGGGCGGCGACGGCGGTCGAACGCACGCGAGTGATCACCGACGGCTCCGCGTCGGGTCGTCTGGAGGTCGTCGTCCCGTCCCCGTCGCTGCTCGACGCCGTCACCGCCGCGGGGGCGACCCTTCGGGAGGCCAGCGTGGGGCCGGACGGCGCGCGGTTCGTCGTCGAGGCCCCGGTCGACGCCGACATCTCGCACATCGTCGACCACATCGTCGAGGAGTTCCCCGGCGCGGACCTGCTGGCGACCCGCGAGCGGGACCCCGAGCCGGCGACGATCGCGGGCCCCGACGGCATCCTCGACGAACTGACCCCCCGTCAGCGGGAGGTGCTCGAAGCCGCCTACCAGGCGGGCTACTTCGACTGGCCGCGCGAGAGCACCGCCGAGGAGGTGGCGGAGGCGTTCGAACTCGCCCGGCCGACCGTCCACGCCCACCTCCGGAAGGGGGTGTCGCGGATCCTGACGGAACTGCTTGACCCCGACGGGCGGTGA
- a CDS encoding Na+/H+ antiporter NhaC family protein — translation MASEFGALSLAPPLLAILLAIVTRRAMLSLFLGVWFGGAIVAAEAADSALEYVAVPFTGVVEAFDWIVSAVGESTFQAKIIIFTFLLGAGIALLWRLGGSLAVAQFARSKVDSHRRVGIVTWLFGMVWFFDDYANTAIVGSAMKDMADNMRMSREKLAYVLDSTAAPVATFGISSWVAFQIGLVQTAYEELGIQGETPSAVATFLWSIPFNVYCLFALVLVGIVVVSQRDFGEMLDAETRARETGNVTREDANPLQSMKEDLGDPVTDDPRLRTFALPVTVLVVVVLGGAFWTGYAPGRDALAIADNADFTGALVWGSFGMVATAITLGLIDGHIDLEEGMESVLDGFGIMLHAVSILVLAWSIGSVASALETGAYVTNIAEGFVSPTLLPIVVLFTAAVISFSIGTSWGTMSLVTPVAVPLAWEVGTQSPEMVAVAVGAVFSGSIFGDHCSPISDTTILSSTFAGSDHIDHVRTQIPYALTALVVATLAYLIYGITGFGPAVFLPVSAVVLVALVYLLSEFDANRKDVAAKPFDGATRESGPPGDD, via the coding sequence ATGGCATCTGAGTTCGGCGCGCTGTCGCTCGCCCCGCCGCTGTTGGCGATCCTGCTTGCGATCGTCACGAGGCGGGCGATGCTGTCGCTGTTCCTCGGCGTGTGGTTCGGGGGCGCGATAGTCGCGGCCGAGGCGGCCGACAGCGCCCTCGAGTACGTCGCGGTGCCGTTTACCGGCGTGGTCGAAGCGTTCGACTGGATCGTCAGCGCGGTCGGCGAGAGCACGTTCCAGGCGAAGATCATCATCTTCACGTTCCTGCTCGGCGCGGGGATCGCCCTGCTGTGGCGGCTCGGCGGCTCGCTCGCCGTCGCGCAGTTCGCGCGCTCGAAGGTCGACTCCCACCGGCGGGTCGGGATCGTCACGTGGCTGTTCGGCATGGTGTGGTTCTTCGACGACTACGCCAACACCGCTATCGTCGGGTCGGCGATGAAGGACATGGCCGACAACATGCGGATGTCCCGGGAGAAACTGGCGTACGTCCTCGACTCGACGGCCGCGCCGGTCGCGACGTTCGGCATCTCCTCGTGGGTCGCGTTCCAGATCGGCCTCGTCCAGACGGCCTACGAGGAACTGGGGATCCAGGGGGAGACGCCGTCGGCCGTGGCGACGTTCCTCTGGTCGATCCCGTTCAACGTCTACTGCCTGTTCGCGCTGGTGCTGGTCGGCATCGTCGTCGTCTCGCAGCGGGACTTCGGCGAGATGCTCGACGCCGAGACCCGCGCCCGCGAGACGGGCAACGTGACCCGGGAGGACGCCAACCCGCTCCAGAGCATGAAGGAGGACCTGGGCGACCCCGTGACGGACGACCCCCGGCTCCGGACGTTCGCCCTCCCGGTGACCGTCCTCGTCGTCGTCGTGCTCGGCGGCGCGTTCTGGACCGGCTACGCGCCCGGCCGCGACGCCCTCGCCATCGCCGATAACGCGGACTTCACCGGCGCGCTCGTCTGGGGCTCGTTCGGGATGGTCGCGACCGCGATCACCCTCGGGCTGATCGACGGCCACATCGACCTGGAGGAGGGGATGGAGTCCGTCCTCGACGGCTTCGGCATCATGCTCCACGCCGTCAGCATCCTCGTGCTCGCGTGGTCGATCGGCTCGGTCGCCTCCGCGCTCGAAACCGGCGCGTACGTCACGAACATCGCCGAGGGGTTCGTCTCCCCGACGCTGCTGCCGATCGTCGTCCTGTTCACCGCCGCCGTCATCTCCTTCTCGATCGGCACCTCGTGGGGGACCATGTCGCTGGTCACGCCCGTCGCCGTCCCACTGGCCTGGGAGGTCGGGACCCAGAGCCCGGAGATGGTCGCGGTCGCGGTCGGCGCGGTGTTCAGCGGGTCGATCTTCGGCGACCACTGCTCGCCGATCTCCGACACGACGATCCTCTCGTCGACGTTCGCCGGCTCCGACCACATCGACCACGTGCGGACCCAGATCCCCTACGCGCTGACGGCGCTCGTGGTCGCGACGCTCGCCTACCTGATCTACGGGATCACCGGCTTCGGCCCGGCCGTGTTCCTCCCGGTCAGCGCAGTCGTGCTCGTCGCGCTCGTCTACCTCCTCTCGGAGTTCGACGCGAACCGGAAGGACGTCGCCGCCAAGCCGTTCGACGGCGCGACCAGGGAGTCCGGACCGCCGGGCGACGACTGA
- a CDS encoding outer membrane protein assembly factor BamB family protein: protein MTDASDRRTGRRGFLETMAAVGLAGSAGCLESASEAVSDPADGDPGTGREPRWRFELSGWPSTPVVDGDTLYVSEVFGAEDGGLHAVATDDGTERWSYVAGGNVYDPTVRGDTAFAGRADGMFALSTAGDERWVADLPDAVGVPAVTVTDDAVYASSIANRLYALSRADGTEAWTFRADRTNFFGSAVHDGTVYVGCNQGSYVYDDDEWGVVYAVDAETGAERWRTEFDRPVECPATVVDDVVYVGSRALSTADGSVIWEAPAGTVEAQPVVVDGTVFVGSTDDSVYALSAADGTVRWEFETGFDVSSRPTVADGTVHVGSGDGTLYALAASDGTEQWRFELGADIYASPVVTSDTVYVGGTDHYVYALPR, encoded by the coding sequence ATGACCGACGCCAGCGACCGACGGACCGGCCGACGCGGGTTCCTCGAAACGATGGCCGCGGTCGGGCTCGCCGGCTCCGCCGGCTGTCTGGAGTCGGCTTCCGAGGCCGTGAGCGACCCCGCCGACGGGGATCCGGGGACCGGGCGGGAGCCACGCTGGCGGTTCGAACTGTCGGGGTGGCCGTCGACGCCCGTCGTCGACGGGGACACGCTCTACGTTAGCGAGGTGTTCGGCGCGGAAGACGGGGGGCTCCATGCGGTCGCGACGGACGACGGGACCGAACGATGGTCGTACGTGGCGGGGGGCAACGTGTACGACCCGACCGTTCGGGGCGACACCGCCTTCGCGGGCCGGGCGGACGGCATGTTCGCGCTCTCGACCGCGGGCGACGAGCGGTGGGTCGCCGACCTCCCCGACGCGGTCGGCGTTCCCGCGGTGACCGTGACCGACGACGCGGTGTACGCCAGCAGCATCGCGAACCGGCTGTACGCGCTGTCGCGGGCGGACGGCACCGAGGCGTGGACGTTCCGGGCGGACCGGACGAACTTCTTCGGCTCGGCCGTCCACGACGGCACCGTCTACGTCGGCTGCAACCAGGGCAGTTACGTGTACGACGACGACGAGTGGGGGGTCGTCTACGCTGTCGACGCGGAGACGGGCGCCGAGCGCTGGCGGACCGAGTTCGACCGCCCGGTCGAGTGTCCCGCGACGGTCGTGGACGACGTCGTCTACGTCGGCTCCCGCGCGCTCTCGACGGCCGACGGGTCCGTGATCTGGGAGGCTCCCGCCGGGACGGTGGAGGCGCAACCGGTCGTGGTCGACGGCACCGTCTTCGTCGGGAGCACCGACGACAGCGTGTATGCACTCTCCGCGGCCGACGGAACCGTACGCTGGGAGTTCGAGACGGGGTTCGACGTCAGTTCGCGGCCGACCGTGGCGGACGGAACGGTCCACGTCGGCAGCGGCGACGGAACCCTCTACGCGCTGGCCGCGTCGGACGGGACCGAGCAGTGGCGGTTCGAACTGGGGGCTGATATCTACGCCTCCCCCGTCGTGACCAGCGATACGGTGTACGTGGGCGGGACGGACCACTACGTGTACGCGCTCCCGCGGTGA
- the uvrB gene encoding excinuclease ABC subunit UvrB, protein MSDANSGPLSPDRPDEERPFRVDAPFDPAGDQPEAIEQLADGFRRGMDRQTLLGVTGSGKTNTVSWVIEEIQKPTLVIAHNKTLAAQLYEEFRNLFPDNAVEYFVSYYDYYQPEAYVEQTDTFIDKDASINDEIDRLRHSATRSLLTRDDVIVVASVSAIYGLGDPSNYVDMSLRLETGQTIDRDELLGQLVDLNYERNDVDFTQGTFRVRGDTVEIYPMYGRYAVRVEFWGDEIDRMVKIDPLEGEVKSEEPAVLVHPAEHYSIPEQRLERAMEEIREDLDSRISYFDRKGDAIAAQRIEERTTFDLEMMQETGYCSGIENYSVYLADREPGDAPYTLLDYFPDDFLTVVDESHQTLPQIKGQYEGDKSRKDSLVENGFRLPTAYDNRPLTFEEFEERTDQTLYVSATPADYEREHSDRIVEQIVRPTHLVDPEVEVAEATGQVDDLMDRIDERVERDERTLVTTLTKRMAEDLTEYLEEAGVDVAYMHDETDTLERHELIRSLRLGEIDVLVGINLLREGLDIPEVSLVAILDADQEGFLRSETTLVQTMGRAARNVNGEVVLYADDPSDAMESAIEETRRRREIQREYNEEHGFEPTTIEKAVGETNLPGSQTDTSDVAGDGPADADEAARRIERLEERMGEAADNLEFELAADIRDRIRELREEFDVDGGDDDGVAPEIDPEF, encoded by the coding sequence GTGAGCGACGCCAACTCCGGGCCGCTGTCGCCGGACCGCCCCGACGAGGAGCGACCGTTCCGGGTCGACGCCCCGTTCGACCCGGCGGGCGACCAGCCCGAGGCCATCGAACAGCTCGCCGACGGCTTCCGGCGGGGGATGGACCGCCAGACGCTGCTGGGCGTCACCGGGTCGGGCAAGACGAACACCGTCTCGTGGGTGATAGAGGAGATCCAGAAGCCGACGCTGGTGATCGCCCACAACAAGACGCTGGCGGCCCAGTTGTACGAGGAGTTCCGCAACCTGTTCCCGGACAACGCCGTCGAGTACTTCGTCTCCTACTACGACTACTACCAGCCCGAGGCCTACGTCGAGCAGACGGACACGTTCATCGACAAGGACGCCTCGATCAACGACGAGATAGACCGCCTGCGCCACTCGGCGACGCGGTCGCTGCTGACCCGCGACGACGTGATCGTCGTCGCCTCCGTGTCGGCCATCTACGGGCTGGGGGACCCGTCGAACTACGTCGACATGTCGCTGCGGCTCGAAACGGGCCAGACGATAGACCGCGACGAGCTACTGGGGCAGCTGGTCGACCTGAACTACGAGCGCAACGACGTCGACTTCACGCAGGGCACGTTCCGGGTGCGGGGCGACACCGTCGAGATCTACCCCATGTACGGCCGGTACGCCGTCCGCGTGGAGTTCTGGGGCGACGAGATAGACCGCATGGTGAAGATAGACCCGCTGGAGGGCGAGGTCAAAAGCGAGGAGCCCGCGGTGCTGGTCCACCCGGCGGAGCACTACTCCATCCCCGAGCAGCGCCTCGAACGCGCGATGGAGGAGATCCGCGAGGACCTGGACAGCCGCATCTCCTACTTCGACCGGAAGGGCGACGCAATCGCCGCCCAGCGCATCGAGGAACGCACGACGTTCGACCTGGAGATGATGCAGGAGACGGGCTACTGCTCGGGCATCGAGAACTACTCGGTGTACCTCGCCGACCGCGAACCCGGCGACGCGCCGTACACGCTGCTGGACTACTTCCCCGACGACTTCCTCACCGTCGTCGACGAGTCCCACCAGACGCTCCCCCAGATCAAGGGCCAGTACGAGGGCGACAAGTCCCGAAAGGACTCGCTGGTCGAGAACGGGTTCCGCCTCCCGACGGCGTACGACAACCGCCCGCTCACCTTCGAGGAGTTCGAGGAGCGGACCGACCAGACGCTGTACGTCTCCGCGACGCCCGCGGACTACGAGCGCGAGCACAGCGACCGGATCGTCGAACAGATCGTCCGGCCCACCCACCTCGTCGACCCCGAGGTCGAGGTCGCGGAGGCGACTGGGCAGGTCGACGACCTCATGGACCGCATCGACGAGCGCGTCGAGCGCGACGAGCGGACGCTGGTCACGACGCTCACCAAGCGCATGGCCGAGGACCTCACCGAGTACCTGGAGGAGGCCGGCGTCGACGTGGCGTACATGCACGACGAGACGGACACCCTGGAGCGCCACGAACTGATCCGCTCGCTCCGGCTGGGCGAGATCGACGTGCTCGTCGGCATCAACCTCCTCCGGGAGGGGCTGGACATCCCGGAGGTGAGCCTCGTCGCCATCCTCGACGCCGACCAGGAGGGGTTCCTCCGCTCGGAGACGACGCTGGTCCAGACGATGGGCCGGGCCGCCCGCAACGTCAACGGCGAGGTCGTGCTGTACGCCGACGACCCCAGCGACGCGATGGAGTCCGCCATCGAGGAGACCCGCCGCCGCCGGGAGATCCAGCGCGAGTACAACGAGGAGCACGGCTTCGAGCCGACCACCATCGAGAAGGCGGTCGGCGAGACGAACCTCCCCGGCTCCCAGACCGACACCAGCGACGTGGCCGGCGACGGCCCCGCGGACGCCGACGAGGCCGCCCGGCGGATCGAGCGCCTGGAGGAGCGGATGGGCGAGGCCGCCGACAACCTGGAGTTCGAACTCGCCGCGGACATCCGGGACCGCATCCGGGAGCTGCGCGAGGAGTTCGACGTCGACGGCGGCGACGACGACGGGGTCGCGCCCGAGATAGACCCCGAGTTCTGA
- a CDS encoding ribonucleoside-diphosphate reductase subunit alpha, whose translation MNAVTHTDRLRSILDRACTGHDDQIPDGVREDVLADAESDLYAGASADEAYDALIGELTARIDSVPEFSDVAAAAFRQRYYRELLGEDLAGDALDDAYRESFVDAVERGVDADLLDERMVEYDLDALADYLVPERDEAFDYLAMETLHQRYFLRTNDGERLELPQTFWMRVAMGVALREAEGEREAYAREFYDALSTLRFVHSTPTLFHAGTTHPQLSSCYLTTVPDDLEDIFDGYKEHAKLSKWSGGLGNDWTPIRATGSLIESTGVESTGVVPFLKISNDVTAAINRSGKRRGAACAYLAAWHLDFPAFLDLRRNTGDERRRTHDLNTAAWVPDLLLKRVREGGEWTLFSPDEVPELHETYGEEFEERYREYERRADAGELRQYERVDAEELWRDMLTRLFETGHPWITFKDACNVRSPQDHAGVVRSSNLCTEITLNTGPEETAVCNLGSVNLAAHVDADGLDREAFADTAGTAMRMLDNVVDLNFYPTEKAERSNMRHRPVGLGVMGFHEALMEQRIPMASEEAVAFGDEVGELLGYHAVLNSSRLAAERGTYDSYEGSKWDRGILPQDTVELLEAERGVETPLDPTERLDWDRVREHVAAHGMRNSNTMAVAPTATISTIAGTSPSIEPLYSNLYVKSNMSGDFTVVNDHLVADLRERDLWDDAMVDQLTYHDGSVQEIDRVPDDLKELYRGAFEVDPRHQIRLTARRGQWIDQSQSHNVFFPSTDGSFLDDVYRTAWKYGLKTTYYLRTLGASQVEKSTIDMAEYDDTQRRDGAAGDAAQEGDDGSAPTVEDPTCDACQ comes from the coding sequence ATGAACGCAGTCACCCACACGGACCGCCTGCGGTCGATACTCGACCGCGCCTGCACCGGTCACGACGACCAGATCCCCGACGGGGTTCGCGAGGACGTCCTCGCGGACGCCGAGAGCGACCTCTACGCCGGCGCGAGCGCCGACGAGGCCTACGACGCGCTGATCGGCGAACTGACCGCCCGCATCGACTCCGTCCCCGAGTTCTCGGACGTGGCGGCCGCCGCGTTCCGGCAGCGGTACTACCGCGAGTTGCTGGGCGAGGACCTCGCGGGCGACGCGCTCGACGACGCCTACCGCGAGTCGTTCGTCGACGCCGTCGAGCGCGGCGTCGACGCCGACCTGCTCGACGAGCGCATGGTCGAGTACGACCTCGACGCGCTGGCCGACTACCTCGTCCCGGAGCGCGACGAGGCGTTCGACTACCTGGCGATGGAGACGCTCCACCAGCGGTACTTCTTGCGGACCAACGACGGCGAGCGCCTCGAACTCCCCCAGACGTTCTGGATGCGCGTGGCGATGGGCGTCGCCCTCCGCGAGGCGGAGGGCGAGCGCGAGGCCTACGCCAGGGAGTTCTACGACGCGCTGTCGACGCTGCGGTTCGTCCACTCGACGCCGACGCTGTTCCACGCCGGGACGACCCACCCCCAGCTCTCGTCGTGCTATCTCACGACGGTCCCCGACGACCTGGAGGACATCTTCGACGGCTACAAGGAACACGCGAAGCTGTCGAAGTGGTCGGGCGGCCTCGGCAACGACTGGACGCCGATCCGGGCGACGGGGTCGCTCATCGAGTCGACCGGCGTCGAGTCGACCGGCGTCGTCCCGTTCCTCAAGATATCCAACGACGTGACCGCCGCGATCAACCGCTCGGGGAAGCGCCGCGGCGCGGCCTGCGCGTATCTGGCCGCGTGGCACCTCGACTTCCCCGCGTTCCTCGACCTCAGGCGCAACACCGGCGACGAGCGCCGGCGCACCCACGACCTGAACACCGCCGCGTGGGTGCCCGACCTCCTGCTGAAGCGCGTCCGTGAGGGCGGCGAGTGGACGCTGTTCTCGCCGGACGAGGTCCCCGAACTCCACGAGACGTACGGGGAGGAGTTCGAGGAGCGGTACCGCGAGTACGAGCGGCGGGCCGACGCGGGCGAACTGCGCCAGTACGAGCGCGTCGACGCCGAGGAACTGTGGCGCGACATGCTGACGCGGCTGTTCGAGACGGGCCACCCGTGGATCACGTTCAAGGACGCCTGCAACGTCCGGTCGCCGCAGGACCACGCCGGCGTCGTCCGCTCGTCGAACCTCTGTACGGAGATCACGCTGAACACCGGCCCCGAGGAGACGGCCGTCTGTAACCTCGGCTCGGTCAACCTCGCCGCCCACGTCGACGCGGACGGCCTCGACCGCGAGGCGTTCGCCGACACCGCCGGGACGGCGATGCGGATGCTCGACAACGTCGTCGACCTGAACTTCTACCCCACGGAGAAAGCCGAGCGCTCGAACATGCGCCACCGCCCGGTCGGGCTGGGGGTGATGGGCTTCCACGAGGCGCTCATGGAACAGCGGATCCCGATGGCGAGCGAGGAGGCGGTCGCGTTCGGCGACGAGGTGGGCGAACTGCTGGGCTACCACGCGGTCCTGAACTCCTCCCGGCTCGCCGCCGAGCGCGGGACGTACGACTCCTACGAGGGGTCGAAGTGGGACCGCGGTATCCTCCCGCAGGACACGGTCGAACTGCTGGAGGCGGAACGCGGCGTCGAGACCCCGCTGGACCCGACCGAGCGCCTCGACTGGGACCGCGTGCGCGAGCACGTCGCCGCCCACGGGATGCGCAACTCCAACACGATGGCCGTCGCGCCGACGGCGACCATCTCCACCATCGCCGGCACGTCCCCGAGCATCGAGCCGCTGTACTCGAACCTCTACGTCAAGTCGAACATGTCGGGCGACTTCACCGTCGTCAACGACCACCTCGTCGCCGACCTGCGCGAGCGCGACCTGTGGGACGACGCGATGGTCGACCAGCTGACGTACCACGACGGCTCCGTCCAGGAGATAGACCGCGTCCCGGACGACCTCAAGGAGCTGTACCGCGGCGCGTTCGAGGTCGACCCGCGCCACCAGATCCGCCTCACCGCCCGCCGCGGCCAGTGGATCGATCAGAGCCAGTCCCACAACGTCTTCTTCCCGTCGACCGACGGCTCGTTCCTCGACGACGTGTACCGGACGGCCTGGAAGTACGGCCTGAAGACGACCTACTACCTGCGGACGCTCGGCGCGAGCCAGGTCGAGAAGTCGACCATCGACATGGCCGAGTACGACGACACCCAGCGCCGCGACGGCGCGGCCGGGGACGCGGCCCAAGAGGGCGACGACGGCTCCGCCCCGACCGTCGAGGACCCGACCTGCGACGCCTGTCAGTGA